In the Perca flavescens isolate YP-PL-M2 chromosome 10, PFLA_1.0, whole genome shotgun sequence genome, TTGTCGGTGGAAACCCTGGattattcattatataaaaTAGCATCTCCTTTATCTTTTTCGTCAATCAGTAAAATGTATCTAAACTAGGGCACGATATGatgaaaatatctaattgcgatttgtTTTCACAGATATTGCAATATGATTTACAACATTAGAgataatttttgtatcattatttttattttaatttataaatataaaaaatattatagTTTTTTTGCGAGGATTTATaccatagatatatagataaaaaaaattatatatatataaattttaTTAAGTCTGTAGGATATGATTTCTAGGCTGCAACCACTCttcagcaccacaatacttaattcagaatggtttgacacacattttgcctttaacaaatattgggTCCCTCTGCGATTTAGATATTTCAGTACTCCATATTCCTATTTCAATAAAATTGacattaattgtgcagccctaatctaaATTGTGCCAGGAACATGGCACACTGCaactctaaaaaaataaaataaacgcaTACAGTTCTGCTCTTATGTGAGCGATGCAATTCTAAAACCAACCTTACATTTTTATcatgtatattaaaaaaaactttattgaaCTGAGAATTGATTTTTCGTCCAATCATGACCCCAAAAATTAAAACTCCCAAAGATTAGTCATGATTAGTCTAAGTGCTTTTTAGTTTTCTGTTGAGTTGAAATTCAAATCAGTTATTTGTCATTGACATTAGCTTTGtcgctttttatttatttttttgttttcatttgtctGCTTTCATTTCTTCCATCACCTCTAACATGTTGTTTCCCCCCTCCTTGGGATGTGTTGGTGCTCCAGAACCGACAAAACGTATGCTTTCCTTCCAAGGGTTGGCTGAGCTGGCGCACCGGGAGTATCAGTCCGGGGACTTTGAGGCAGCTGAGCGACACTGCATGCAGCTATGGAGACAGGAGCCTGATAACACAGGCGTGCTGCTGCTCCTGTCCTCCATCCACTTCCAGTGCCGAAGACTCGACAGGTGAGGTGTGGGCGAGGGGTTGCTGATTCAACGCACACTGAGCATGTGGCGTGGAAGTAGCACAGAATAATGGGTCATCCGTGACTTTTGGTGCACACAGCGGTTCTGGGGAGTCAAGTGCAACAACTGAGCGGTCTTCTGGAAATCCTGCTCAATTTAATATGGTCTCACTCTGTCCCCTCATGATTCTAACACCGTTTTGGTGGTGGACATACCCTTGCTTTGCAGGTGCCATGGTGAAGGTTTCGGGTCTTGTGAGTTACAGGTTTAAATGTTTAATCTTGTTTACTCTTTTTCTTGCAATGTCAGcagtatactatactataaagTAATTTCAACTTGGTTTCAATTACAATTGTTTTACAATTTCAATTTAGTGTCGTAACTGtcaaataaagcaaaaaaggATTAAGAAAGGAAAATGTGCAGACAAATCTGAAATGATGACTTGATGAGCTTTAATAATTGACcaataatgacagtttggttAGTGATCTTTCATTGTTCATTAGGTAAAAATATTCAAAAGTAGCTAGTAAAGGATGGACACTGTCACCATCAAAGCGAAAAATTGTGCATATTCTTCATCGTATATACACCACTTGTCTGTGCTACCACAGCTTAATTTGGAGTATACTGCCAGCATGATGATTACTTTGCGTTATGGACACTCAAATAATGGATTCTGTAAGAATAGAAGTTGGTGATATGTATGTTTTATATTGTGTCATGTATTAATGTTTTCTACATTTTAAGGATATTCATCTCAATGTGCTATTTAAATATTTACCTCCTATGCCTAAAACATGTTTCTCCTTTTCACCACTTGCACCATGGCATTGCGCCAACACTGCCAGCCACTTCCTTCAGGTTTGTGACCATTTTGTACCCATTCTGGCCCTACAGGTCTGCTCACTTCAGCACCTTGGCCATCAAACAGAACCCAATGTTGGCGGAGGCCTACTCCAACCTGGGGAATGTCTACAAGGAGCGTGGACAACTGCAGGAGGCCATAGAGCATTATCGCCATGCTCTGAGACTGAAACCAGATTTTATTGATGGATACATCAACTTGGCAGCTGCTTTGGTGGCTGCAGGGGACATGGAGGGAGCAGTGCAGGCTTATGTGTCTGCTTTACAGTACAACCCTGTAAGTGACCTGCCATTTGTTGAAATCCTTAGAGTAACACTAGGTTGAAAAGCAGTGTTCAAGTTGAAATGTTAACACTTCAGAAACCGCAAAGACAAGATTTTCAGGGTCTGCTAAGTTACTCTTTAATTTGACAGCAAACTCTATTTGCTTCAAAGGCAAACCTATTTGTAGTCAACATATTGATCTGCAGTTTATTGTAGcagtaaaattaaaatgttttttgtttcttttcccgCCAGGATCTTTATTGTGTGCGTAGTGACTTGGGCAACTTGCTTAAAGCCCTTGGGCGTTTGGAAGAGGCTAAGGTATGTTACAGCGCGTTGGcatttgtatatatgtgtttgtattttcGTTATAGATTTCTTTTgtacttccttttttttttttccatacttttttgttttaagtgtCCTCCCACTAAGGCCATAGATATTGTTCCTTTCCCCCCTCTGACATTTTAAGCCAAATTTAAGTCCTTTCATACAACCCCCTCGGCCAAGTGAAGGCCTGGACATGGTAGCTTGTTCTCTTTTCTCAGAGATGCAGGAAGCTTCTTGCCCCTAACTTTTTAAAGACCTTTTTGAATTGGACTGCAATTAATCAACACCCGTATGAGGCAAcacatttttctgtatttttaaaaataatcatAGTACACAGGTTTTCTGTTGATTACTTTTTAGACGGCTTCATCTATTTTGTTTTTCAGGATAGTTTTTATCACATTTGTCCCCATTCTGTTTCACTTTTAGCCCCAATGTCCTTTTGCTTTACCCCGACCTTTTACCAAAGGTCAGCCCCTTCCCATTCAGGAAGAAAGGctggaattattttttaattgaaacATTTGATCTATATTGTCATTTTTGAACCTCAGCCCATGCATTTTCATATAGATTTTGGAGGGAAAATGCTGGCTCGGTCTTTGAAGAATATATGAACTGATGAGAAGCTAGTTTATTTTTGCAGTGCAAAAGATAAGATGGTTTCTAACCTAACCACTACACTCCATTATTTATCAAGTGTCCAATGACAAGCTTTTGGTCTCCGCTTGCTGCCAGTACAGTTGCTGCCAGTGTGGGTTACACTCCCCTTTGTCATTAAAGACTATATAACGGGGCTCCCAGGGTTGGGTCAAATCTGGAGATATGGAGTAGTCTCAGTGGTTACAGGCCATCTTATTTCGTGCTAGAGGGGGGTAAAGGAGTGGGGAGGAGCATCAGGGAGTCACAAGCTCCCCTGTTCTGTCGCTCCACCCCCCGCGCGCTTGCTAAGGATTGGTGGAGTGTGCACGCTGAGAGCTGCCTTCCTGACCCTATGCCCGTTCAGTGCTGAAGCACACCTCAACCGTGCTTttcatgcacacatgcatgagTTCTTCTTTTTGACTATGGTTGATAATGAAAGTTGTACCCAGCTGGCTGTTTATTCTGATATCCACTGCTGTTGAATAGTGTGTTAAACTGTGTGGGTTTAAGAGAGCTCATTCTCAAGAGCCTTAAAATGGTTCAAGTGTTGTCAGGCAGACAGCTCACAATCTGTACTCCACCACCTGCGCCAGATGCTGGGTTAGAAAGACAGGCCCGCGCAGCAACAGCGATGACTTCTTTATTTCAGAGCTTTCGGAGGCTTCTAGATACCAATAATTGCACCACAGACTTTTCTCCCCACCCATTGGCCAGGATTCAAGAAAGCAGGCCAGGATAAAGAAATCcaagatttgaaaatatttcaTGAAAATGCTAAAAGATCGAAAGAAAATGATTAATTCTTCTTCCCTTTTCCTTCGAATATGTAATACTATTCCCAATGAAATGGGATCAGTTCATTTGGCCAAGATCAAGCCAGTAACTGCCCTCCTGTAGTTTGATATGAAAACTGAATTGATGGACAGCTGGAAACTGTATTACCTAAACCTATATTTTACTGATAAACTGAACATATCAAAGCCTTTCTTCCCTCCCAGTCACCCttaaagcatttttatttttattttctttgaaatGAAACATTCATTGCATGAATGAAGTATAGTCTATGTTGTGATTTTGGAAGAACCTGTTTTATTTCCATATTAAAAAGAATGTATTGTTTAAAGACTTTTACTAACGATcttgttttctgattttgtcTCTTTTGGTTTTTCCACAACTGATATTGTTATTTAGAAGGTTTCAGGTGGGTGACACTATTCCTGCGTAGGTGCCTGGCGGAAAGGAACACTAGGGCAGCCTCagtcctctcctcttcttccagCCAGCTGCGGCCGCCACTCTGACAAAGTCCAAAAATATGGTAACGGGTTTGTAActgacaacaaaagaaaaaccacCTCACTTCATGCTCCTCTGTCTTGTGGCTGCCTTTGaagagcaaaagaaaaaaagtagcaAAACAAATTACAGTAAGCATTTCTGACAATATGCTATACTAATTACCCAATTCTGTATTAAGTAAAAAGAAACTAGGATTTGGAAGCAATAATCGTGAAAATCAAGTAAGAACCCTCTAACTCTtacatgttgtttatttttcctgttttgtttttccttctttaTTTGGAGTTGCAGCGTTCTGATGATGCAGATAATGCGCTGTGAGTCTGCAGTAGCGCAGGGGCTGCGCAGCGATATCCTCCAAGCGGAAAGCGCAAGCATGCGACCCACACCCCCTCACTCCCTCTGGCCTGTTGGTTGCGGACCTCTCCCCACTCACAACCAGCCTCGCTCCCGAATGCCCCTAAATCTCAGACATCATTGGCTTTTGAAAAACCCTTATTTTCTCAAGTAGAGTTAAAGCCTTTTTGCtaattcaaatgaaaaatggcTTATTGTATATTGGCTGTTTATTTCCAAATGCCCCTGTCTTAAAATCCCAGTGTAGCCACGGGTTGACCCCTCAATCCTCCCTTTATTCTGAGATACTTTATGGGTGCTGAGTGTGTGCCAGTCTGGTGTTTCAGGTTTTCTGCCAGGGGTTGTTGGTCTGCAGCTGTCTTACCTGGCCATTCAGCGAGCGCAGCAGCGAAGTAATGACCATTGCCAGGAGCATGGTCACGCGAACAGCATTATATGGAGCATTGTGGTGGTGGCAGTAGACACACACCACACGCTCGCGTTTGTTGCGCACGCATTACAGGGACCATCACTTGCACGAACTGTCAAGCATCCTAGGTTGTAACATATGCCCACATGAAATACATATTCATGCAGATATTtgggattttttatttaatttttttagatCTAATATCCTATGTAGTTCTTTGGGTTATAACTAATCGGTGTGTGAAATTATTAGAGATCAGCAGACTGTACCTGATGTGGGGACCACTACATTTGGTGTGAATGTGGTCATAACTGAAGGATGAGGGCATACGTGTGGGTGTTGGTTGGATCCGCGCAGCGTAGGAAAAAGCAATGCAGCTTAGCGCGGCAGACTTGTGCGCACGCGAGCCCATGCTGCAGACTCACTTTTTGCCGTGATGGAGAATAGTCACTAATTTTGATTTCTctgccctttttgttttttcttacttttattCTCAATCttctatttgtttttattttacaaacccCTGTCCTCCCCTCTACGCACTATACCTCTCCCGTTCTacctcctctcttcctttcctATGGTTTTTCATTTTGAACCCATTGAAGGCTTGTTACCTGAAAGCCATTGAGACTCAGCCCAACTTTGCAGTAGCTTGGAGCAACCTGGGCTGTGTGTTCAATGCCCAAGGAGAGATATGGCTAGCCATACACCATTTTGAAAAGGTCCGTtgcataatcacatttttcaattGTACTACTTTCTGTCTTGGTATATTTTTgttccatgtttttaagcttgggtttacatttttaggcAGTGACTCTGGACCCAAATTTCCTTGACGCATACATCAATTTAGGAAATGTTTTGAAGGAAGCCCGCATCTTTGACCGGTGAGTCCAAATCATGACCTAGCAGACAGTATGATACTCCCTTCATACATTCATGTCTActcttttgtcttttaaaaGCACTGCCCTACCACACCCTATGTGGAATTTCAAATGAGTCAAGAACTTTGTCTAGGCAGGGCAGATTTATTCCACCTTCATAACTGCCATCACAGTCATGGCTGTAACTCCTGAAATggtggttttattttatatacagtgtgcTCCAGTAGTTATAAAATGGTGTAAAATGTGACCAATTTCTCAATTACACTGTTAATGGCTTGTGAGAAgttcttttaaaagaaagtgGACTAACTACAATTTTGAATTTAGCAAAAGATTGATCTTGGGCTTAACTTGTATCCCCATCTTGTTTTATGATTCCAGAGCTGTGGCTGGATACCTAAGAGCCCTGAGTCTTAGCCCCAACCATGCGGTTGTCCATGGAAACCTGGCCTGTGTCTACTACGAGCAAGGCCTCATTGACCTGGCTATCGACACCTACCGTCGTGCTATTGAATTGCAGCCCCACTTCCCCGATGCCTACTGCAATTTGGCAAATGCCCTGAAAGAGAAAGGCAATGTAAGGCAGCATTTTGTGCGTCCCCAGTCAAGACCATCTTAAATGCCAACATTTTGtgtagttgtttggtctcttttAGTCCGTAAGCATTTACTGAATTTAACTTATAAAATGCCAATGTCTTTCCCAGGTGTCTGAAGCAGAAGAGTGCTACAACACAGCCTTGCGTTTGTGTCCAACCCATGCAGACTCTCTTAACAACTTGGCCAACATAAAGCGTGAGCAGGGCAACATTGAGGAGGCCGTCCAGCTCTATAGGAAAGCACTAGAGGTGAGTTTAGGAGTTAACTGATATTTTCTGCTAGGAAAAGGTCTGTTTAACAAGACTGtcatgtagagctgggcaatgtCATGATTGCGGTATATGAGCATGGCATTTCTTGAACTAATCTTCTTGCTGACCCTTTGTTTTTCATCAGGTGTTTCCGGAGTTTGCAGCAGCTCACTCTAACCTTGCGAGTGTCCTGCAGCAACAGGGAAAACTCCAGGAGGCCCTTATGCACTACAAGGAGGCCATCAGGTTTGTAAATGTACACTACAGGGACCTGCTGACTTAGTTTTTATTAGTGTGATATTGTTGTACAATAGTCAAAGCAAAACCTTCAATGCACCTCACAATATTGGTATGAGGCCACAACACTCAGATATTCCATCAGTTGGGGAACATGTAAAATCTCCGTGTTCTGTACAGTTTTACCTTATTTTTTCCTACATGCAGTCTTTTCTAAAGTAAATGGTCATAAATCAACTGACAATAGGcagcttttttaattttaaacaagACATAGTATAGCCTAATTGAGTAATGTTCAATGTTCAAACGGTTTTTCTGTTTGGTTTTTAGAATCAGCCCCACATTTGCTGATGCCTACTCAAACATGGGCAATACACTGAAGGAAATGCAAGATGTACAGGGAGCACTGCAATGCTACACCCGTGCCATCCAGATCAACCCTGCCTTTGCTGATGCTCACAGCAATTTGGCCTCTATCCACAAGGTAGGAATTATTCTTAATTTTTACTTTGGTATTATTCCCTTGTTTGTGGTTATGAATACTGATTGTGTTCAGAATTATGCCACATCACTGTAGGGCTTTACCTAGCCTGGGTTGACCCAACAGCTCTAACAGCAATGACATTGCAATAATTGTCTCTCAATAACACTCAAATTATATTTGTACCTATCTATAAACCTTTGAATTGGTCAATAACCGTGTACTGACTAATGGGTTAATGCTAATTAAAATTATGTATGTAGGTTTCCTGTTTCAGGAAACTGATAATGAACTTTTGACTCGCTAAAGGGATAAATGCAATATTGTAAAAATTAACTGGACTGAATATGTATATCCGTAAACGGCTGTAGGCCGGCTCCTCATCTGGTACAGTGGTTTGAACAGTAGGAACAGCTTCCTGTCTATGTAGGAAGATGGTATGATGCCTGTATGGTATATGTATGGTATCTGAAATAATAATCAGAGTAGAAAACAATAGTGGGTCAATATGACAGTAAAATTAATGTATGTCATATATGTCAAATGAATACAAAACTGTCACATTAGCATCAACTATCTTAATATGCTACACTCACAGATTAGCATCTCacagcgttagcattagcgcgTTAGCATTAGCTTAATAACAGCAATTACTCACAGAAATgtcaacaacaataaaactcTCTAAGTCGTCCTTAGACACAGTAAAGAACATCTAAGTAACTGAAACATGGGTTCTGGTTATTTAACAAACTTGCATGTCCTCATTCACGCATACAATGTTCATTCCTTGGCTTTACCAAGTGgaataatggtgtgttctttttgtccaccgaagtcgatttacgagtcgttttccggagttacgaaccggaagttgcaaaaagaacgcaaccgaggtcgtatatacgactcaagtcgtctgaactcagaggaccccgagttcactttcaaagatggctacgtcgtgcatcacacgtagtaaacattttacaattttaagcacttttgtcattgttgtaaccaaatgaagaagtcgtacacatagcactgtatactgctacctatagacatgtcgctacagtcttatgagttaaataccgcctaattagttattttgtagcttgtgcagctgagaCTGACAGGCTAGAGACGCTCgattgctatatgacaacaatggctttaagccgagtctcgagcagaaagcagagcagcaaaacgtaattttcatgtatcaaactgtgaaatatatttgtgtaatatgtcaataactgggtgaatagaatcctaaatgttacaaaaatccatcttttctccgactcgtagtattgtgtgacacaAAGAACGCCacaacccgcggttattcgttttccgacatggatgtgacgtcacactcaagctactagtcgcgattaaaagacaaaaagaacgcaccataactcACTATGAATCACGGACAGTAGTAAAGGACCCCAGTCCTTACTTAGTTGCCCGGCCTAATGCCTGTCCATTTATCTAACTAATACTGCCACCTAGTGGGAATAGTGGGAATTCAGTACAATTATAAAAGAACCTGTTTTGATTGCTTTGTGGAGTcgcatgcagataacaaacacGTATACATGGATTACCACCGGTTTATGTGCTGtactatatatttgtttttgtaacaTGCATTTTGGTTTTGTATTCTAAACTTTTTCTTGACCTTAGGATTCTGGAAACATCCCAGAGGCCATTGCATCTTACCGCACAGCCTTGAAACTCAAGCCGGACTTCCCTGATGCTTACTGCAATTTGGCACATTGCCTACAGGTTTGTTTATATGGCAATACATCTATTTGTCAAATATTTCCAGTACATACAATAGTTAATTGTTTTGCTTCTGTTGAATTAGAAGTTCATTTTCTAACTTCTCTCATTCCTGTCCGTCTCCCAGATTGTGTGTGACTGGACAGATTATGATGAGCGGATGAAGAAGCTTGTGAGCATTGTGGCTGACCAGCTGGATAAGAACCGCTTGCCTTCAGTGCACCCACACCACAGCATGCTGTATCCACTCTCTCACGGATTCCGCAAAGCCATTGCTGAACGCCACGGAAACCTTTGCCTGGACAAGGTACACGCACTGATCAAAGCAAGTAAACTTTAATtcattttggggggggggggaatggaAAGTGGCTGGTGATGGCAGTCTGCAGGGATATGGGGAAGGTAAGGGATGGGCAAGATACTGgatatatttaactttttagaAAAGAGGTGAAAGGTGGTGGTGAATGTGTTGCTTGCAGGGATGGGGGTATGGTTTAGGTTGGACATGATTTTAGATGAATCTGTGGTTGTTTATGGTTGAGTATACATGTGTAAACCTCTGCATATGAATGCATAATCTGTAGGCAATGTGACACAATTTTATCAGAAGTATTGTGGTTTTCTTCTATAGTACATTTGCAGTCCAAGTAATATTGACAAATCACATTTGAGCGGGCTTTGGTTGCATGCAGGTAAACAGTCTGTGTGGAGAGTAACAGAGGCGTACGATGGAACCCCAATAACTATTGGCTTGGCTGCCCCCCCAGAGGCTAAAACGTTCTGAGACTGATTGCCAATGGGttctctgcagtgtgtgtaaCTATCCTGGCTACCCTGCTGTAGCTGTATTCTTACACACTATTGCTAATTCCACAGATCAATGCACTGCACAAACCTGCTTTTGAGCATCCAAAGGATCTGAAGGCCAGCGGTGGACGTCTGCGTGTTGGCTACGTCAGCTCTGACTTTGGCAACCATCCTACTTCCCATCTGATGCAGTCCATTCCTGGAATGCACAATCCTGAGAAATTTGAGGTAGGTGATCTTTCAATTCTAAAATTTACAAACTTGACCTAACAAGTGTAAATAATGCATATTACTAATGTATGGTCTTGGCCAGTAAATGATACAAGGGTTGACTGTAATAGtctgaaattgtgttttatacttatttatctattttctCCCAGGTTTTCTGCTATGCGCTGAGCCCTGATGATAGTACCAACTTCCGTGTGAAAGTGGTAGCAGAGGCTCATCATTTCACAGACCTATCACAGGTAACTGTTCTGCCCTAGAGTTGCTTCTTCATCACTATTTATCTATTTAGTGTGTTTAGAGTGTCTGTTAACCTTACGGATGTACATTTTAGCTGGCTGGTCTTCACAAAACCATTTTCATTGAAACGGTCTGGTACCTCTCTCTTTCAGATTCCTTGCAATGGCAAGGCAGCTGATCGTATTCATCAGGATGGAGTCCACATTCTGGTCAACATGAACGGATACACCAAGGGAGCCCGAAATGAGCTGTTTGCCCTCCGCCCTGCCCCCATTCAGGTGAGGGCTGCATGTGATTTGTGATGTTTCTGACACAGATTTGTATCTCTGGGTAAACGTCACCTGTGCAAATAAGTAATTGCATCTTCACAGTTGTATTAATCCGATCTTTGATCTCAACAGACTATGTGGCTGGGTTACCCTGGAACCAGTGGGGCTCCCTTCATGGACTACATAATCTCTGACAAGGAGACATCCCCTTTGGAAGTAGCTGAGCAGTATTCTGAAAAACTGGCTTACATGCCCCATACTTTCTTTATCGGAGACCACGCCAACATGTTCCCTCACCTCAAGGTTTGTCCATCCTCACATTCTTGctatttgtttctgtgtgtcttgtTTTACAAAACTAAATCAACAGGAAACACTATAAAGTATAATCGGGGTGTGtgtaacatttttcttttgatcCACAGAAAAAGGCGGTGATTGATTTCAAATCTAATGGACATATCTTTGACAACCGCATCGTGCTTAATGGTATTGATCTGAAGGCCTACTTGGACAGTCTGCCAGATGTGAAAGTGATAAAGGTGAGTTAAGAGAATTTCCgaaccaaattattgtttttagtGTATTATTGACAAACCAGTGAATTGAGTGCAAATGGTGAACTATAGTTTAAGTTTTGGACCTCCTAGATGGCATTATTTTAGTATTTGTTTAGGTTATATTGTTCAGCTGAACAGAACAAGAAATCACTTTTTGTCCTTAACCTTGGCCAATATCTGCAGATTCAGAAAAGATTTTCGTGTTTTTAAACTCATTAATATATGTAATTTGGCATTGAACCATAGAGTATTCAAGCTGAAACTGTTCTCTATGACCAGATGAAGTGTGACAACAACCAGGAAGCTGCTGGGGACACAAATGGAGCTCTGTCCATGCCCGTAATCCCCATGAACACAGCAGCCGAAGCCATCATCAACATGATCAACCAAGGCCAAATCCAGGTCACAATCAATGGCTTCACTGTCAGCAATGGCCTGGCCACCACACAGGTATGTCAAACTTGGCCCCACTTGTCCATGTAAATGAGGGTATGTCATAATGGGTACAAAACATCTACAAATGCAGAAACCGGCAAGGGCAGCCATTTACTTTAGCTTGCTGCTTTTCCAGATCTTTACAGCAAAAGAGGTTGTTGTCTCTGAGACTGGGTCCTTACAGGTATGATGTCTTTATGAAAGTAAGGTGGAAGCACAGAGCTGTTGGTGAGGGAAAATGGTGGCACTATGGATTGGCtggctgtaaaataaatgatactGTCTTGGCCTCCCAAACAACATGTTATCACCAGTAAGCTCAATGCCATCCAAGCCATCAAACGGTCGAGACCTGTCACACTTAAGAACTCTTCAGGATGAAAGTGTTGAGGCCACTCCACCTCTTAAGCAATACGGTTTTGTCCACCATCTTAGATCAACAACAAAGCTGCCACTGGGGAAGAGGTGCCACGCACAATCGTTGTGACAACCCGCTCCCAGTATGGTCTCCCAGAGGACTCCATTGTCTACTGCAACTTTAACCAGCTCTACAAGATTGACCCCCCTACTCTTCAGATGTGGGCTAATGTAAGTTGGATAGACGTGGTTATGTAATTGCTTGGAATGTTCCCTTTTGTGTggaaaatctgctttaaaactACCCTGTCCCTGCAGATCCTAAAGCGTGTGCCCAACAGCGTTCTGTGGCTTCTTCGCTTCCCTGCTGTCGGCGAGCCCAACATCCAGCAGTATGCCCAGAACATGGGTGTACCTGGCTCTCGCATCATCTTTTCTCCTGTGGCCCCCAAGGAGGAGCATGTGAGAAGGGGCCAGCTGGCTGATGTGTGCCTCGACACACCTCTGTGCAATGGTCACACAACAGGCATGGATGTTCTCTGGGCTGGAA is a window encoding:
- the ogt.1 gene encoding UDP-N-acetylglucosamine--peptide N-acetylglucosaminyltransferase 110 kDa subunit isoform X2, whose product is MATSVGNVADSTEPTKRMLSFQGLAELAHREYQSGDFEAAERHCMQLWRQEPDNTGVLLLLSSIHFQCRRLDRSAHFSTLAIKQNPMLAEAYSNLGNVYKERGQLQEAIEHYRHALRLKPDFIDGYINLAAALVAAGDMEGAVQAYVSALQYNPDLYCVRSDLGNLLKALGRLEEAKACYLKAIETQPNFAVAWSNLGCVFNAQGEIWLAIHHFEKAVTLDPNFLDAYINLGNVLKEARIFDRAVAGYLRALSLSPNHAVVHGNLACVYYEQGLIDLAIDTYRRAIELQPHFPDAYCNLANALKEKGNVSEAEECYNTALRLCPTHADSLNNLANIKREQGNIEEAVQLYRKALEVFPEFAAAHSNLASVLQQQGKLQEALMHYKEAIRISPTFADAYSNMGNTLKEMQDVQGALQCYTRAIQINPAFADAHSNLASIHKDSGNIPEAIASYRTALKLKPDFPDAYCNLAHCLQIVCDWTDYDERMKKLVSIVADQLDKNRLPSVHPHHSMLYPLSHGFRKAIAERHGNLCLDKINALHKPAFEHPKDLKASGGRLRVGYVSSDFGNHPTSHLMQSIPGMHNPEKFEVFCYALSPDDSTNFRVKVVAEAHHFTDLSQIPCNGKAADRIHQDGVHILVNMNGYTKGARNELFALRPAPIQTMWLGYPGTSGAPFMDYIISDKETSPLEVAEQYSEKLAYMPHTFFIGDHANMFPHLKKKAVIDFKSNGHIFDNRIVLNGIDLKAYLDSLPDVKVIKMKCDNNQEAAGDTNGALSMPVIPMNTAAEAIINMINQGQIQVTINGFTVSNGLATTQINNKAATGEEVPRTIVVTTRSQYGLPEDSIVYCNFNQLYKIDPPTLQMWANILKRVPNSVLWLLRFPAVGEPNIQQYAQNMGVPGSRIIFSPVAPKEEHVRRGQLADVCLDTPLCNGHTTGMDVLWAGTPMVTMPGETLASRVAASQLNCLGCPELIAQSRQDYEDIAVKLGSDMEYLKMVRACVWKQRICSPLFNTKQYTIDLERLYLQMWEHYSNGKKPEPLVKIHSVETSESA
- the ogt.1 gene encoding UDP-N-acetylglucosamine--peptide N-acetylglucosaminyltransferase 110 kDa subunit isoform X1 — translated: MATSVGNVADSTEPTKRMLSFQGLAELAHREYQSGDFEAAERHCMQLWRQEPDNTGVLLLLSSIHFQCRRLDRSAHFSTLAIKQNPMLAEAYSNLGNVYKERGQLQEAIEHYRHALRLKPDFIDGYINLAAALVAAGDMEGAVQAYVSALQYNPDLYCVRSDLGNLLKALGRLEEAKACYLKAIETQPNFAVAWSNLGCVFNAQGEIWLAIHHFEKAVTLDPNFLDAYINLGNVLKEARIFDRAVAGYLRALSLSPNHAVVHGNLACVYYEQGLIDLAIDTYRRAIELQPHFPDAYCNLANALKEKGNVSEAEECYNTALRLCPTHADSLNNLANIKREQGNIEEAVQLYRKALEVFPEFAAAHSNLASVLQQQGKLQEALMHYKEAIRISPTFADAYSNMGNTLKEMQDVQGALQCYTRAIQINPAFADAHSNLASIHKDSGNIPEAIASYRTALKLKPDFPDAYCNLAHCLQIVCDWTDYDERMKKLVSIVADQLDKNRLPSVHPHHSMLYPLSHGFRKAIAERHGNLCLDKVHALIKINALHKPAFEHPKDLKASGGRLRVGYVSSDFGNHPTSHLMQSIPGMHNPEKFEVFCYALSPDDSTNFRVKVVAEAHHFTDLSQIPCNGKAADRIHQDGVHILVNMNGYTKGARNELFALRPAPIQTMWLGYPGTSGAPFMDYIISDKETSPLEVAEQYSEKLAYMPHTFFIGDHANMFPHLKKKAVIDFKSNGHIFDNRIVLNGIDLKAYLDSLPDVKVIKMKCDNNQEAAGDTNGALSMPVIPMNTAAEAIINMINQGQIQVTINGFTVSNGLATTQINNKAATGEEVPRTIVVTTRSQYGLPEDSIVYCNFNQLYKIDPPTLQMWANILKRVPNSVLWLLRFPAVGEPNIQQYAQNMGVPGSRIIFSPVAPKEEHVRRGQLADVCLDTPLCNGHTTGMDVLWAGTPMVTMPGETLASRVAASQLNCLGCPELIAQSRQDYEDIAVKLGSDMEYLKMVRACVWKQRICSPLFNTKQYTIDLERLYLQMWEHYSNGKKPEPLVKIHSVETSESA